The Caenorhabditis elegans chromosome II genome has a segment encoding these proteins:
- the Y54G11A.19 gene encoding uncharacterized protein (Confirmed by transcript evidence) — protein sequence MPRNSHNFYIIDTVVISFFFSFFPKKKKISLHFFPHFTVITCPFFTLFFCFFHPFSQNNCPNFTVFITSMFYFFLCTRARTLLKELFHF from the coding sequence ATGCCTCGAAATAGtcacaatttttatatcaTTGACACCGTTGtaatatcatttttcttttcttttttccccaaaaaaaaaaagatctctCTGCacttttttccccattttacAGTAATAACTTGTCCGTTTTTTACtctatttttctgttttttccaccctttttcccaaaataatTGCCCCAATTTTACGGTTTTCATCACttcaatgttttattttttcctttgtACGCGCGCGCGCACGCTTTTGAAagaattgttccatttttag